The following proteins come from a genomic window of Nicotiana tomentosiformis chromosome 12, ASM39032v3, whole genome shotgun sequence:
- the LOC138903626 gene encoding uncharacterized protein, with the protein MPPVGPAENPIIEEHGEVPVTEPAPMDFTSAPGFQDVMGRMLRFMDNLTQDGLFPADPTTSQAGRGAHTPTAHAHGQAAAVYQTQGTLSVGGAQPVLAATPEPRPAVAADPHKLLDRWTRLHPPVFEGERHEDPQDFIDWCKDILYNMRILESHGVDFATFQLDGRARRWWQSYVLSRPTDSPPMTWDRFTRIFLDRYIPPSLREELRFQFEQL; encoded by the coding sequence atgccgccagtgggtccagcagagaatcccattattgaggaacatggtgaggtgcctgtgacagagccagctccgatggatttcacatctgcaccagggtttcaggatgtcatgggtcgtatgctgcggttcatggacaatttGACTCAGgacggtttatttccggcagacccaaccacatctcaagcgggcaggggagcacatacccctaccgcacacgctcatggacaggcagctgctgtatatcagacccaaggTACACTatccgtgggtggagcccagccagtgctagcagctacacctgagcccaggccagctgtagctgcTGATCCTCacaaactattggacagatggacaagactacatcctcctgtctttgagggtgagcgacatgaggatccccaggatttcattgattggTGCAAGGatatactgtacaacatgaggatattggagtctcatggggtagactttgctacttttcagctagacggtagagcccgtagatggtggcagtcttatgttcttagcagaccaacagattctcctcccatgacttgggataggttcactcgtattttcttggataggtatattccaccctctctaagggaagagttgcggtttcagtttgagcaactCTAG